Proteins co-encoded in one Meiothermus sp. genomic window:
- the rpsB gene encoding 30S ribosomal protein S2, whose translation MANVSIKELLEAGVHFGHETKRWNPKMKRYIYAERNGIFIIDLQKSMVELERTFKYVQDLAMRGATILYVGTKKQAQEIIQQEADRAGMPYVNQRWLGGMLTNFRTITAQVNRLAELEALFASEEIKERVKTEQVKLQHELERLQKNLGGFRKLRRLPDAIFVVDPTKEAIAVKEARKLGIPVIALADTDSDPDVCDYIIPGNDDAIRSIQLIVTRMTDLIVEARGGGREAPAQSAEAEVAEA comes from the coding sequence ATGGCCAACGTTAGCATCAAGGAATTGCTGGAAGCCGGTGTGCACTTCGGTCACGAAACCAAGCGCTGGAATCCCAAGATGAAGCGCTACATCTACGCCGAGCGCAACGGTATTTTCATCATCGATTTGCAGAAGAGCATGGTCGAGCTCGAGCGCACCTTCAAGTACGTGCAAGACCTGGCCATGCGGGGGGCTACCATCCTGTACGTAGGCACCAAAAAGCAGGCCCAGGAGATCATCCAGCAGGAAGCTGACCGGGCCGGAATGCCCTACGTCAACCAGCGCTGGCTGGGCGGTATGCTCACCAACTTCCGCACCATCACCGCGCAGGTCAATCGTCTGGCCGAGCTCGAGGCCCTCTTCGCTTCCGAAGAAATTAAAGAGCGGGTCAAAACTGAGCAGGTCAAACTCCAGCACGAACTCGAGCGCCTGCAAAAGAACCTCGGAGGTTTCCGCAAGCTGCGCCGCCTGCCCGACGCCATCTTCGTGGTAGACCCCACCAAGGAAGCCATCGCCGTCAAGGAAGCCCGTAAGCTGGGTATCCCAGTGATTGCCCTGGCCGACACCGACTCCGATCCCGACGTGTGCGATTACATCATTCCCGGCAACGATGACGCTATCCGCTCGATCCAGCTCATCGTTACCCGCATGACCGATCTAATCGTGGAAGCCCGTGGTGGTGGGCGTGAGGCTCCAGCCCAGTCCGCCGAAGCCGAAGTGGCAGAAGCATAA
- the tsf gene encoding translation elongation factor Ts, giving the protein MTQLEQIKKLREQTGAGMSDVKKALEDAGWDMEKATTLLRERGALKAAKKADREAREGIIGSYIHHNLRVGVLVELNSETDFVARNEEFQRLAKDIAMHIAMANPRYVSVEEVSQEDLEKEKAIYIQQLLNEGKPQNIAEKAAEGRLKKFYEEMVLLEQPFVKDDKVKVGDLIKAAIAKIGENIQVKRFCRFEVGA; this is encoded by the coding sequence ATGACCCAACTTGAGCAGATCAAAAAACTACGTGAGCAGACCGGCGCTGGCATGAGCGACGTCAAAAAAGCCCTGGAAGATGCTGGGTGGGACATGGAAAAAGCCACCACCCTGCTGCGCGAACGGGGTGCACTCAAAGCGGCCAAAAAAGCCGACCGCGAGGCCCGCGAGGGCATCATAGGCTCGTACATCCACCACAACCTGCGGGTTGGGGTGCTGGTCGAGCTTAACTCCGAGACCGATTTCGTGGCCCGCAACGAGGAGTTCCAGCGCCTGGCCAAAGATATCGCCATGCACATCGCCATGGCCAACCCCCGCTATGTAAGCGTTGAGGAGGTTTCGCAGGAAGACCTCGAGAAAGAGAAGGCCATCTACATACAGCAGCTCCTGAACGAAGGCAAGCCGCAAAACATCGCCGAAAAAGCTGCGGAAGGCCGCCTTAAAAAGTTCTACGAGGAGATGGTTCTGCTCGAGCAGCCTTTTGTAAAAGACGATAAAGTCAAGGTGGGCGATCTGATTAAGGCCGCCATCGCCAAGATTGGTGAAAACATTCAGGTCAAACGCTTCTGTCGGTTCGAAGTAGGAGCATAA
- the pyrH gene encoding UMP kinase yields the protein MKYRRVLLKLSGEFMSGNGFGIQPEATKALAQEVAKAHQLGVQVAIVVGGGNFWRGARQGVGMDRASADYIGMLATIMNALALQDALEFIGVPTRVQTSLTIQQVAEPYIRRRAIRHLEKGRVVIFGGGTGNPFVTTDTAAALRGLEMNVDAVLMAKNKVDGVYSDDPRKNPEAKKFDDLTYHQALVEGLQVMDATAMALCQEQNMPIVVFDMFTEGNLEKIIKGEQVGTLVHS from the coding sequence ATGAAATACAGGCGGGTTTTGCTCAAACTATCGGGTGAATTTATGAGCGGTAATGGCTTTGGTATCCAGCCCGAGGCCACCAAAGCCCTGGCCCAGGAGGTAGCCAAGGCCCACCAGTTAGGGGTGCAGGTCGCCATTGTAGTAGGCGGGGGTAATTTCTGGCGTGGCGCACGGCAGGGGGTAGGCATGGATCGGGCCAGCGCCGATTATATAGGTATGCTCGCCACTATTATGAACGCCCTGGCTTTGCAGGATGCGCTCGAGTTTATCGGCGTGCCTACCCGCGTTCAGACCTCTCTCACCATCCAACAAGTAGCCGAGCCTTATATTCGGCGCCGGGCCATCCGACACCTTGAGAAAGGTCGGGTTGTTATTTTCGGTGGGGGAACCGGCAACCCCTTTGTCACCACCGACACTGCTGCGGCCTTGCGTGGTCTGGAAATGAACGTTGATGCCGTGTTAATGGCAAAAAATAAAGTGGATGGGGTTTACAGCGATGATCCCCGTAAAAACCCAGAGGCCAAAAAGTTCGATGATCTCACCTATCATCAAGCCCTGGTGGAGGGCCTACAGGTGATGGATGCCACCGCCATGGCCCTGTGTCAGGAGCAAAACATGCCTATCGTGGTCTTCGACATGTTTACTGAAGGCAATCTGGAAAAAATCATTAAGGGCGAACAGGTCGGCACCCTGGTTCACAGTTAG
- the frr gene encoding ribosome recycling factor: protein MMLKDLYNETRQHMQKSLEALEHHLTTMRTGRANPAILNNIKVEYYGSAMPLNQVGAVSSPDPRTLVVQSWDPNMLKEIEKAIRDSDLGLNPTNKGDALYINIPPLTEERRRDLVKSVKHYAEEARIAVRNIRREALDKAKKLEKEKHLSEDDIKRAEVEIQKITDEFIHKIDEALHKKEQEILKG, encoded by the coding sequence ATTATGCTCAAAGACCTGTACAACGAAACTAGACAGCACATGCAAAAATCCCTGGAGGCCCTCGAGCACCACCTCACCACCATGCGCACCGGCAGGGCCAACCCCGCCATTCTCAACAATATCAAGGTTGAGTATTACGGTTCGGCCATGCCCCTTAACCAAGTAGGAGCCGTATCCTCTCCCGATCCGCGCACTCTGGTGGTGCAGTCTTGGGATCCTAATATGCTCAAGGAAATCGAAAAAGCCATCCGTGACTCCGATCTGGGCCTGAACCCCACCAACAAAGGCGACGCTTTGTACATCAACATTCCTCCCCTCACCGAGGAGCGCCGCCGCGATCTGGTCAAATCGGTGAAACATTACGCCGAAGAAGCCCGCATCGCCGTACGCAATATCCGGCGTGAAGCGCTGGATAAAGCCAAAAAACTGGAGAAAGAAAAACATCTCTCTGAAGACGATATCAAGCGCGCTGAGGTTGAAATTCAAAAAATCACCGATGAGTTCATACACAAAATTGATGAGGCCCTGCACAAAAAAGAGCAGGAAATTTTGAAGGGCTAA
- a CDS encoding phosphatidate cytidylyltransferase has product MVPEARPDPTLPTRVISSLVGVVVLFLVLWEGRIFMFLALVFILVMGSFELRYMLRNKGIELNMAFLIGGGLVMLLFSLPQLHDAYPGVPWREIALGLVLIGAFSSELIVGANIQRFAYSLMAFLYLPWTLGFFLLLRHSPDGNVGLWILALPLITSFANDIGGYFVGRYLGKRKLAPTISPGKTVEGSIGGIATSLLLLFLFTTIVRSAYPESPFALFRPVELFVVNLVLSFAAQLGDLTESMLKRYCGVKDSGYFLPGHGGLLDRLDSHLFTVPLTYYLLTIFI; this is encoded by the coding sequence GTGGTGCCCGAAGCCCGACCCGACCCCACACTGCCCACCCGCGTCATCTCCTCGCTCGTCGGGGTGGTGGTGTTGTTTTTGGTGCTATGGGAAGGGCGCATCTTCATGTTTTTGGCCCTGGTATTCATCTTGGTAATGGGTTCGTTTGAACTACGCTACATGCTGCGTAACAAGGGCATCGAGCTTAACATGGCCTTTTTGATTGGGGGGGGGCTGGTGATGCTTCTATTCAGCCTACCCCAGCTTCACGATGCCTACCCAGGCGTACCCTGGCGGGAAATTGCCCTGGGGCTGGTGCTGATTGGCGCGTTCAGTTCGGAGCTGATCGTGGGCGCCAACATCCAGCGGTTCGCCTACAGCCTGATGGCCTTTCTGTACCTGCCCTGGACGCTGGGCTTCTTCCTGCTTTTGCGCCACTCGCCTGACGGCAACGTGGGGTTATGGATTCTGGCCCTGCCGCTCATCACCAGTTTTGCCAACGACATCGGGGGCTATTTTGTAGGGCGCTACCTGGGGAAACGTAAACTGGCCCCCACCATTAGCCCCGGCAAAACCGTGGAGGGCTCGATTGGTGGGATTGCCACCAGCCTTTTGCTGCTCTTTCTCTTTACCACCATCGTGCGCTCGGCCTATCCCGAAAGCCCCTTTGCCCTGTTCAGGCCGGTGGAGCTGTTTGTGGTCAACCTGGTGCTTTCGTTTGCCGCCCAGCTGGGCGACCTGACCGAGTCCATGCTCAAGCGCTACTGCGGGGTCAAAGACTCCGGCTACTTCCTGCCCGGTCACGGTGGGCTCTTGGATCGGCTGGACTCGCACCTGTTCACGGTTCCGCTCACCTACTACCTCCTCACCATTTTTATTTGA